In a single window of the Nocardiopsis composta genome:
- a CDS encoding L,D-transpeptidase, whose translation MTPRSPFPLALKHGAIGAAAVLLATACSTGEGDLTGAAEKAVISISPEDGAEKVPFGEPITVSAENGEITDVTVEQTDPSGEGEPDTSMTGALNKDKSTWTSHWTLIPGSEVEVTAVAENADGEETEATGSFVAAEAPEGQRLEVKDDTFERGLSTDTEVGVGMPVIIDFDMPVENKAQVEAAMEVSSEKPAQGAWNWFGDKRAVFRTEEYWEPDQTVTVDLNLAGVEASDGVYGMENSSFKMKVGRSQITEIDNDTHRMTVERDGKQVKDFPVSLGQDTQHQFITRSGVHLTMEKHTDYRMSNDTLGVKPGDPGYYEEFVEYAVRISDSGEFLHAASWNGMLGEANTSHGCVNMAVADAGWFYDESLPGDPVDIKNSGRDMEVDNGWGFWVRPWDEWVEKSALGKADDTSKPGTAGSPHSTEKKDEEGEQEEKQETGA comes from the coding sequence GTGACTCCCCGCTCCCCCTTCCCCCTCGCCCTGAAGCACGGGGCGATCGGCGCCGCCGCCGTCCTCCTCGCCACCGCGTGCAGCACCGGCGAGGGAGACCTGACCGGCGCCGCGGAGAAGGCGGTCATCTCCATCTCCCCCGAGGACGGCGCGGAGAAGGTCCCCTTCGGCGAGCCGATCACCGTCAGCGCGGAGAACGGCGAGATCACCGACGTGACCGTCGAGCAGACCGACCCCTCCGGGGAGGGCGAGCCCGACACCTCGATGACCGGTGCGCTGAACAAGGACAAGAGCACCTGGACCAGCCACTGGACGCTCATCCCGGGCAGCGAGGTGGAGGTCACCGCGGTCGCGGAGAACGCCGACGGCGAGGAGACCGAGGCCACCGGCTCCTTCGTCGCCGCCGAGGCGCCGGAGGGCCAGCGCCTGGAGGTCAAGGACGACACCTTCGAGCGCGGCCTGTCCACCGACACCGAGGTGGGCGTCGGCATGCCGGTGATCATCGACTTCGACATGCCGGTGGAGAACAAGGCCCAGGTGGAGGCGGCCATGGAGGTCTCCTCGGAGAAGCCGGCCCAGGGCGCGTGGAACTGGTTCGGCGACAAGCGCGCGGTGTTCCGCACCGAGGAGTACTGGGAGCCGGACCAGACCGTGACCGTCGACCTCAACCTGGCCGGGGTGGAGGCCTCCGACGGGGTCTACGGCATGGAGAACTCGTCGTTCAAGATGAAGGTCGGCCGGTCCCAGATCACCGAGATCGACAACGACACCCACCGGATGACGGTGGAGCGCGACGGGAAGCAGGTCAAGGACTTCCCGGTCAGCCTGGGGCAGGACACCCAGCACCAGTTCATCACCCGCAGCGGCGTGCACCTCACCATGGAGAAGCACACCGACTACCGGATGAGCAACGACACCCTGGGCGTCAAGCCCGGCGACCCCGGCTACTACGAGGAGTTCGTGGAGTACGCGGTGCGGATCTCCGACAGCGGGGAGTTCCTGCACGCGGCGTCCTGGAACGGGATGCTCGGCGAGGCCAACACCAGCCACGGCTGCGTGAACATGGCGGTCGCCGACGCCGGCTGGTTCTACGACGAGTCGCTGCCCGGCGACCCGGTGGACATCAAGAACAGCGGCCGCGACATGGAGGTCGACAACGGCTGGGGCTTCTGGGTCCGGCCGTGGGACGAGTGGGTGGAGAAGAGCGCGCTGGGCAAGGCCGACGACACGAGCAAGCCCGGCACCGCCGGATCCCCGCACTCCACGGAGAAGAAGGACGAAGAGGGCGAGCAGGAGGAGAAGCAGGAGACCGGCGCCTGA